One genomic segment of Rhizorhabdus phycosphaerae includes these proteins:
- a CDS encoding cryptochrome/photolyase family protein: MKAPSLVWFRQDLRIADQAAVAEATQEGPWLGVYVLDDAVAGHWCMGGAQRWWLHHSLTALQEKIAERGGKLILRSGDTLDHLRDIAEAVGARRIHGLRHYEPWWKDLEARVGKTFDLTLHDGTRLAPPEGVLTGSRGRYRIFTPFWRALKEQMPPPKPSAAPAKFEAPTASLRSEPLKAWKLLPTEPDWSGGFSGWTPGEEGARKALDHFLPRLDRYDHDRDMPSVDGVSRLSPHLHFGEISPATLWFKAAARSRANAEPWLRQIAWRDFCANIIDIQPNYGDAPGRDAFGDFPWRTGAAADKDFHAWTRGRTGYPIVDAGMRELWATGFMHNRVRMIAASFLIKHLLIDWRRGERWFWDTLLDADYGSNAVNWQWVAGSGFDSNPFGRIMAPLVQSPKFDAGGYIRTWVPEIAMIKGDAVHDPYEAGLSPPGYPRQIIGHKEARARALPAAQSR; encoded by the coding sequence TTGAAGGCGCCATCGCTCGTCTGGTTTCGCCAGGATCTGCGGATCGCCGACCAGGCGGCCGTGGCCGAGGCGACGCAGGAAGGCCCTTGGCTCGGCGTCTATGTCCTCGACGACGCGGTCGCGGGGCATTGGTGTATGGGCGGCGCGCAGCGCTGGTGGCTGCACCACAGCCTGACGGCGCTTCAGGAGAAGATCGCCGAGCGGGGCGGGAAGCTGATCCTGCGATCGGGCGACACGCTGGACCATCTGCGTGACATCGCGGAGGCGGTGGGTGCCCGGCGGATTCACGGCCTTCGTCATTACGAGCCCTGGTGGAAAGACCTCGAAGCGCGCGTCGGCAAAACGTTCGATCTCACCCTTCACGACGGCACGCGTCTCGCCCCGCCCGAGGGCGTGCTGACCGGATCGCGTGGGCGCTACCGGATCTTCACCCCGTTCTGGCGCGCGCTGAAGGAGCAGATGCCCCCGCCCAAGCCATCGGCAGCCCCCGCAAAGTTCGAAGCGCCCACGGCGTCTTTGCGGAGCGAACCGCTGAAGGCGTGGAAGCTCCTGCCGACCGAACCCGACTGGTCGGGCGGGTTTTCCGGGTGGACGCCGGGCGAAGAAGGGGCGCGCAAGGCGCTCGATCATTTTCTGCCCAGGCTCGATCGCTACGATCATGATCGCGACATGCCGTCGGTCGATGGCGTTTCCCGCCTGTCCCCGCACCTGCATTTCGGGGAGATTTCGCCCGCGACCTTGTGGTTCAAGGCGGCAGCCCGGTCACGGGCCAATGCCGAGCCCTGGCTTCGGCAGATCGCCTGGCGCGATTTCTGCGCCAACATCATCGACATTCAGCCTAATTATGGCGACGCCCCGGGTCGGGACGCATTCGGGGATTTTCCTTGGCGCACCGGTGCCGCCGCCGACAAGGATTTTCACGCCTGGACCCGGGGGCGCACGGGCTATCCGATCGTCGACGCCGGAATGCGTGAGCTCTGGGCGACCGGCTTCATGCACAATCGCGTGCGGATGATCGCCGCGTCCTTTCTCATCAAGCATCTGCTGATCGACTGGCGCCGGGGCGAACGCTGGTTCTGGGATACGCTGCTCGACGCCGACTATGGGAGCAACGCGGTGAACTGGCAGTGGGTGGCCGGATCGGGGTTCGATTCCAATCCTTTCGGGCGGATCATGGCACCGCTCGTCCAGTCGCCGAAATTCGATGCCGGCGGCTATATCCGTACATGGGTTCCGGAGATCGCGATGATCAAGGGTGATGCCGTTCACGACCCTTATGAAGCGGGCCTGTCCCCGCCCGGCTATCCGCGCCAGATCATCGGTCACAAGGAAGCCAGGGCGCGGGCTCTCCCGGCGGCGCAAAGCCGCTGA
- the folE gene encoding GTP cyclohydrolase I FolE: MSDIRDHGAADGNALPQKLEVPQDVQEAIRTLIRWAGDDPDREGLLDTPARVGRAWREYCKGYEEDPSLHLSRTFEEVGGYDEIVLLKDIPFQSHCEHHMAPIIGHAHIAYLPRNRVVGISKLARVLQGFARRLQIQERLTAEVADCIWHHLEPAGVAVVIQASHACMTARGVRTPGVGMTTSRMMGVFREDDRSRKEVLSLMGLG; the protein is encoded by the coding sequence ATGTCTGATATTCGTGACCATGGGGCGGCAGATGGCAACGCATTGCCGCAAAAGCTGGAAGTCCCGCAGGATGTTCAGGAGGCGATTCGTACGCTGATCCGCTGGGCCGGCGACGACCCCGACCGGGAAGGCTTGCTCGATACGCCCGCTCGCGTGGGTCGGGCATGGCGGGAATATTGCAAGGGCTATGAAGAAGATCCTTCGCTGCATCTCAGCCGCACCTTCGAGGAGGTCGGGGGCTATGACGAAATCGTCCTGCTGAAGGACATTCCGTTCCAGTCGCATTGCGAACATCATATGGCGCCGATCATTGGGCACGCCCATATCGCCTATCTGCCGCGTAACCGGGTGGTCGGCATCTCCAAGCTCGCGCGCGTGCTGCAGGGCTTCGCGCGTCGGCTGCAGATCCAGGAAAGGCTCACGGCCGAGGTGGCGGACTGCATCTGGCACCATCTGGAACCTGCCGGGGTCGCGGTGGTCATCCAGGCCAGCCATGCCTGCATGACTGCGCGCGGCGTCCGCACACCGGGCGTCGGGATGACGACGAGCCGGATGATGGGCGTCTTCCGTGAAGATGACCGCAGCCGTAAGGAAGTGCTGAGCCTGATGGGGCTCGGCTGA
- a CDS encoding SAM-dependent methyltransferase: MNAEPPLRGQHLLLADRRFATGASWLARLLSPGFQRLLDTIDRGLEEGAIEATLPDGSFRVLGGRRPGPVAVVELKTWRPLVRLVTTGSVGWYRSWAEGEWTSPDPVPIFDLFMRNRHPLGELGRAQGPLRLFNLVWHAFRRNSRANARKNIAFHYDLGNDFYEQWLDRTMSYSSALFAEPIEASESLEAAQHRKVAALLDRLDLRPGSRLLEIGCGWGGLAEIAAADYGADVTGITLSVEQKAYADARIAAAGLSDRARFEICDYRDVPGQFDAVASVEMVEAVGEEYWPAYMEAIARALRPGGRAAIQYIDIDDAIFESYRTDADFIQTYIFPGGMLISESRFRAAAEKAGLRWEQDSLHRFGLHYSETLRRWRESFDRAVAAGALPKGFDDAFVKLWRFYLMYCEGGFAGGGIDVVQVTLVKP; the protein is encoded by the coding sequence ATGAATGCCGAGCCGCCGCTGCGGGGTCAGCACCTGCTTCTCGCCGATCGCCGTTTCGCTACCGGGGCCAGCTGGCTCGCGCGACTGCTGTCGCCCGGTTTTCAACGGCTCCTCGACACGATCGATCGGGGCCTTGAGGAAGGCGCCATCGAGGCGACCCTGCCGGATGGCAGCTTTCGCGTCCTGGGCGGTCGACGGCCGGGACCGGTCGCGGTGGTCGAACTGAAGACCTGGCGACCGCTGGTCCGGCTCGTCACGACCGGCTCGGTGGGCTGGTATCGCAGCTGGGCCGAAGGCGAATGGACGAGCCCCGACCCGGTTCCGATCTTCGACCTGTTCATGCGTAATCGCCATCCGCTCGGCGAGCTCGGACGGGCACAGGGACCGCTGCGCCTGTTCAATCTCGTCTGGCATGCCTTCCGGCGCAACAGCCGCGCCAATGCCCGCAAGAACATCGCCTTCCACTATGATCTGGGCAACGACTTCTATGAGCAGTGGCTCGATCGGACGATGAGCTACTCCTCGGCGCTGTTTGCCGAACCGATCGAGGCAAGCGAGAGCCTGGAGGCCGCGCAGCATCGTAAGGTAGCGGCGCTGCTCGATCGCCTGGACCTCCGCCCCGGCTCGCGCCTGCTCGAGATCGGTTGCGGGTGGGGCGGCCTCGCCGAGATCGCTGCTGCCGATTATGGCGCCGACGTTACCGGCATCACGCTATCGGTCGAGCAGAAGGCCTATGCCGATGCGCGCATAGCTGCTGCAGGACTGTCTGACCGGGCCCGGTTCGAAATCTGCGACTATCGCGACGTTCCCGGCCAGTTCGACGCCGTGGCCAGTGTGGAGATGGTCGAGGCCGTGGGCGAGGAATATTGGCCCGCCTATATGGAAGCGATCGCACGCGCGCTGAGGCCGGGCGGTCGGGCGGCTATCCAATATATCGACATCGACGATGCGATCTTCGAAAGCTATCGCACCGACGCCGACTTCATCCAGACCTATATCTTCCCTGGTGGCATGCTCATTTCCGAGAGCCGATTCCGTGCGGCGGCCGAGAAGGCCGGGCTACGCTGGGAGCAGGACAGCCTGCACCGCTTCGGCTTGCACTATTCGGAAACGCTGCGCCGTTGGCGGGAGAGCTTCGACCGGGCGGTCGCCGCCGGAGCCCTGCCCAAGGGCTTCGATGACGCCTTCGTCAAGCTGTGGCGCTTCTACCTGATGTATTGCGAGGGCGGGTTCGCGGGCGGCGGGATCGACGTCGTTCAGGTGACGCTGGTCAAGCCCTGA
- a CDS encoding cytochrome b: MADEPGLAGRYTTPAIVAHWLIAVLMIGNLVLGLFAEKLPEADIRFAIDTHKSLGITVLGLVLLRILWRLGHMPPPFSAGMATWERGLAHVAHFGLYAIMLFMPLTGWMHDSAWKAAPEVPMKLFGLFEWPRLSFIMTLPDAQKERLHSLLGEMHEIGGYALIILLILHIAGALKHQFIDGHPEFRRMWPR, encoded by the coding sequence ATGGCGGATGAACCGGGGCTTGCGGGCCGCTATACGACGCCGGCGATCGTAGCCCATTGGCTGATTGCGGTGCTCATGATCGGCAACCTCGTCCTGGGCCTCTTCGCGGAGAAGCTGCCGGAGGCGGATATCCGTTTCGCGATCGATACGCACAAGTCGCTGGGGATCACGGTGCTTGGCCTCGTTCTCCTGCGGATACTGTGGCGTCTGGGCCATATGCCGCCGCCTTTTTCAGCGGGCATGGCGACGTGGGAACGGGGCCTGGCGCATGTCGCCCATTTCGGGCTCTATGCGATCATGCTGTTCATGCCGCTGACGGGCTGGATGCACGACAGCGCCTGGAAGGCGGCACCCGAAGTCCCGATGAAGTTGTTCGGGCTGTTCGAATGGCCGCGACTGTCCTTCATCATGACGCTTCCCGACGCGCAGAAGGAGCGCCTCCACTCCCTGCTCGGCGAGATGCACGAAATTGGCGGTTATGCGTTGATTATCCTGTTGATCCTGCACATTGCAGGCGCATTGAAGCATCAGTTCATAGACGGTCATCCCGAATTTCGACGGATGTGGCCACGCTAA
- a CDS encoding SDR family NAD(P)-dependent oxidoreductase: protein MTNALSGKTALVTGASRGIGAATAEALGAAGAHVILVARTAGGLEEVEERIHKAGGSATIAPVDLAENDSIARLAEAIAGRWSSLDILVLNAAMLGTLAPVAAIDAKEFARLLTLNVMAQQQMIAAFDPLLRASEAGRLIGVTSSVGAAPRAYWGAYGASKAALDNLLLAYGAENANISAVRVAIVDPGATATAMRRKAYPGEDQSTLKSPETVANAILALVTEEYETGKRIRVEA, encoded by the coding sequence ATGACCAACGCCCTTTCCGGGAAGACCGCGCTCGTCACGGGCGCTTCGCGCGGCATCGGTGCCGCCACGGCGGAAGCCCTTGGAGCGGCTGGCGCCCATGTGATCCTCGTCGCCCGGACTGCGGGCGGCCTGGAGGAAGTCGAGGAGCGGATCCACAAGGCGGGTGGCAGCGCCACCATTGCCCCGGTCGATCTGGCGGAGAATGACAGCATCGCCCGGCTGGCCGAGGCGATTGCCGGACGCTGGTCGTCGCTCGACATCCTCGTCCTCAACGCAGCCATGCTGGGCACGCTTGCGCCGGTGGCCGCGATCGACGCCAAGGAATTTGCCCGCCTGCTCACGCTCAACGTGATGGCACAGCAGCAGATGATCGCGGCCTTCGATCCGCTGCTGCGCGCCAGCGAAGCGGGTCGGCTGATCGGCGTCACGAGCAGCGTCGGCGCTGCGCCACGTGCCTATTGGGGCGCCTATGGCGCATCGAAGGCGGCGCTCGACAATCTCCTGCTCGCTTATGGCGCGGAGAATGCCAACATCAGCGCAGTTCGCGTCGCCATCGTCGATCCGGGCGCCACGGCCACGGCCATGCGCCGCAAGGCCTATCCGGGCGAGGACCAGTCGACGCTTAAGAGCCCCGAGACGGTGGCAAACGCAATCCTGGCTCTGGTCACCGAAGAATACGAGACCGGCAAGCGCATCCGCGTCGAAGCCTGA